The genomic region AGTACGCATTAAAGTATAAAGTACATCATTATCTATTATAATAGTATCATCAACTACTTTATGTTCAACTCCAATTACTTCAAAAATTCTTTTATGGTAATCTAGTGGTAATGGATTAGTATCACATTCATATACTGAATCTGCAGTTTCAATATTCTCATAAAGAAAATCATGTAATTCATTTAGTTCTTGTTTTGATACATCATGATAGTAGTATGTATATTTTGGGTGTAGTGGTGTATCTGTTTTTTCTGCTATTTCAAATGCTTTTTTAGCATCTATTGGAAGTTTTAGAAGATCATCTAATTCAAGTTCACATTTAAAATCTATGTCAAAATCATCTTTGGTTTCTTTATAGTATTGTGAGTTTTCAACTTCCTGTGCCCACCATTCTTCACACCAACATGATATATCAAGTGGTATGTTTCCACGTAGATATTCACCAAATGCTACAAGCATATCTCCAATAAATATTATTTCCACAACATCATTACGTATTTGTTTTGCAAGTTTTATGTCATTTACTTGTATTACATCTCCATTTCGTAGTTTTACTATTGGACCTTCTATAGAATCACATGGTACAACACAGTTTCCTTTTCCTGGTTTTTCAATTTTCATCTGTGTTCCTACAGCTAGAAATTGTACTATTTCCATTGTAGCTGGATGTATTGCCATTGATGCAAGACCACTATCACGTGTTCTTCCATATCTAAGTCTGAATCCTCCTTTAGTACTTGGATATGCCATCACTGGTCTTCCACCGATGATATCTTCCATGTATTTTGCTTTCTTTTTAGGTTTTATTTTTTCTTCATCAGTTTTTTTATCATCTTTTTCTTCTTTTTTTGTTGCTTTTGGTGCTGTGAATTCCTCAAGCCATTTCCATCCATCGATTTTGAGGTTGTTTGCATATTTTACAATTTTTCGTGATTTTTGAATTACACCTTCTGCAATTGCCAGTAGTGCTCCTCCTCGTATATGGTTGGTTTCTACTCTTGGTAAATCCCTATTTTGTACTTCTATTGGATCTGTTTGTTCTCCTGTTACTTCTACTGGTATTCCTCGTACTGCTCGTCTTACTTCATCAGATGTTGGTGAGTATTGGAGGTTGGTTACTTCTGATTCATAGAGTTCTACTTCTTCTACGTATCGTTCTATTTCATCATCTGTTGGCTTGTATCGATCTAGTCCTTGTGCCATTCGTATGTAGTCACCTAACAGTACAGTAAGTGCTGCTGCTGTTCCTCCTGCACTTCTAATTGGTCCTGCGAAGTATACTCCAAAGCATTTTCCTCCATCTGGGTTGTCTTTTATTTTGACTTTTGCAATTCCTTCTAGTGGTGCTGCAACTACTCCTTCTGTTAATATTGCAAGAGCTGTTCTTATTGCACTATCAGCATTTTTTTCTTGTATTTCGTAGTTGTTTGTTCCATCTTCTATGTCATCTTTTGTTGCTATTTCTTTTGCTATTTGAAATGCAACTTCTTCACGTGACATGTTTTCTTCTAGTTGTTTTATTCTTTTTGCTACACCTTCAGGTCCTACTAGCCCTTCTACACGTTCTGCTAAGTCCTTTGCTAGTGGAATTTCTGGTGTTAGTTCAAGATCTTTTCCTTTTTTCCTTGCTTCTGTTGCTATTTCATATAATTGCTTGGTTTTCTCTTCAAGCATGTCAAAGTAATCCAGATAAATTCCTCCCTTAAAAATTAGTTTTCTTTTTATAATAATAAAAGGGTGATGTTTATTATTTTTTTTTGTGGATGATTTAGAATTTTAATATTTTTTCATCTTTTTTTCATTAAATTAGTCTAATATATTATATGTATTTTATATAGAATCTGTATTATAATTTTTTCGATAAAATTAAAAAAAAAGTTTAATTCGTGTTGAATATGTTTAAATGTAAAATGAGTAGAAGTTTATAAAAAAAATAGAATAAGATAATAATTTTAAAAATATACTCTATTTTTTTATTTATTTATGTTAACTAATCCTACAAGTTTTGGTAGTTTATGTTGTTTGTGTTTTGCTTGTGCACAAATATATGAATCATATACTGTGTAAATAAACCATATCAAATATATTGCTTGGAATATTAATTTTATAATTCCTGTATATGATACTAATATTTTACATATTATTGCTGATATTATTGCTTCAACTAGAAATCTGTTGTAGTATCCTAGATATATTTGTCCACATCCAAAGACAGGTGTAAATAGTCCTATAACTAGTGATATTAGTGCTGCAGTTTTTGGTGTGTCACGGGGTGTGTCTTTGAAGTCTTTTATTTTCTGAAATATTGATCTGTTATCTGTTGGTTCTTTTTTTGTTAAATCTTTCTTTGGTAGCTTAGCTCCGCAGAGATTACATCTTGTAGCATCATTTAGATTATCATAGCCACATTCGGGACATTTCATTGTTTCATAAATCTCCTAAAAAAAATATTTTATTATTATATCCAATGTTTTATACTTGAATTTTTAATATTTAAGATTATTATAATTTATTTTTTTTTCTATGTTAATTAAAATAAAAATAGTATTTAATCTGAAAATTACTAAAAAAAAGTTATGGTGGTGAAAATTTTTAAAATTATTTTTTTTTTATTCTAATGTGTATCCAAATAGTTTTGGTATTGGACGTCCTTCATTGATTGCTTTAGCACACCTGTATGTATCATAACATGTGTAAATATACCATATAACTAGTAGTGTTGCAAAGATGAATGCAGAGATACTTCTCATTATTATAAAGAATCTCATTAATCCTGTACATAATACACCAATTATTACTTCTACTAAGTATCTTTTGGATAATCCAAGATATAAGTTTCCTGCTCCAACGAGGACTATTATAAATCCTCCAAGTATAGATATTAATGTTGCAAGTGCTACATTTTTATGTGGACGCATTGTATTGTTATTATTAGGGTTATTATCATAATTATTATAATTATCATTATTGCAACTGTTACAATTATTGTTATTAACCATTTGAAGTTGTGCTCCACATGTTATACATCGTATTGCATTATCATCATTTTCTGTTCTGCAATATGGACATGTTTTCATTTAATTTAAACCTCCTATGTTTTTTTTATTGTATGTTAGTTCCAAGAAGTTTTGGTAATGGTTTATCTTCATTTATAGCTTCAGCACATTTATATGTGTCATAACATGTATAAATGTACCATATTACTAGTAGTAAGTTAAAAATTTCACTTACATATCCACCAAGTAGTGTTAAACCATAAGATACTAAACCTATTATTATTTCAATAGCTGCTCTTTTAAATTGATTTAAGTATAATTGTCCTGCTCCACAGAGTGTAAAAAATCCCAGGACTATTGAAATTCCCAGAGCATAGTACTTATTTTTTGGACTTTCTATTATTAGTTTTGTACCGCATTTTTTGCATTGTGTTACATTTTCTTTGTTTTCTGTTTGGCATTTTGGACATTTCATTTTTCTTTGAAAATCTCCCATATTTAATTTAATTAATAGTTTATTATTAGAAAATTAT from Methanosphaera cuniculi harbors:
- the polC gene encoding DNA polymerase II large subunit; this translates as MLEEKTKQLYEIATEARKKGKDLELTPEIPLAKDLAERVEGLVGPEGVAKRIKQLEENMSREEVAFQIAKEIATKDDIEDGTNNYEIQEKNADSAIRTALAILTEGVVAAPLEGIAKVKIKDNPDGGKCFGVYFAGPIRSAGGTAAALTVLLGDYIRMAQGLDRYKPTDDEIERYVEEVELYESEVTNLQYSPTSDEVRRAVRGIPVEVTGEQTDPIEVQNRDLPRVETNHIRGGALLAIAEGVIQKSRKIVKYANNLKIDGWKWLEEFTAPKATKKEEKDDKKTDEEKIKPKKKAKYMEDIIGGRPVMAYPSTKGGFRLRYGRTRDSGLASMAIHPATMEIVQFLAVGTQMKIEKPGKGNCVVPCDSIEGPIVKLRNGDVIQVNDIKLAKQIRNDVVEIIFIGDMLVAFGEYLRGNIPLDISCWCEEWWAQEVENSQYYKETKDDFDIDFKCELELDDLLKLPIDAKKAFEIAEKTDTPLHPKYTYYYHDVSKQELNELHDFLYENIETADSVYECDTNPLPLDYHKRIFEVIGVEHKVVDDTIIIDNDVLYTLMRTLHTHVLLDEDMKSLDAVCMISPVKLKAKAPTYIGGRVGRPEKTKERLMRPAPHSLFPIGNYAGNLRNITEAAKKGTIKVTLAKCQCTNEACGITSYRAICPVCGSHTKLLSSSTQNIKLDRELNRAFENVNIRRLDEIKGVKGLISEDKFPEPLEKGILRARNEIYTYRDGTVRHDSTDLPLTHFIPSEIGVPYEKILEMGYTHDIYDEPITSDDQIIELKIQDVVVSEKCGDYLLKVSKFIDDLLTRYYDMEPFYNAEDRVDLVGELIAGLAPHTSAGVLGRIVGYTKAAGCYAHPYFHSAKRRNCDSDEDAVMLLLDALLNFGKTYLPSTRGGSMDAPLVLSSRIDPEEIDDESHNIDCMWRIPLEIYRKTEEGGVKPSDVNDMIDNVEGRLGTDEQYHGIMYSHPTSSIHAGPKTCLYKILDSMPEKVEHQIGLAEKLRCVDQKGVVEGVLNSHFLPDMTGNIRAFSRQKVRCTKCGEKYRRIPLSGECKCGNNLILSISKGSVLKYLEISKDLSHRYPISPYVVERIEILETSINSLFESDKSRQSSLDVFF
- a CDS encoding zinc ribbon domain-containing protein, with the protein product MKCPECGYDNLNDATRCNLCGAKLPKKDLTKKEPTDNRSIFQKIKDFKDTPRDTPKTAALISLVIGLFTPVFGCGQIYLGYYNRFLVEAIISAIICKILVSYTGIIKLIFQAIYLIWFIYTVYDSYICAQAKHKQHKLPKLVGLVNINK
- a CDS encoding zinc ribbon domain-containing protein, whose amino-acid sequence is MKTCPYCRTENDDNAIRCITCGAQLQMVNNNNCNSCNNDNYNNYDNNPNNNNTMRPHKNVALATLISILGGFIIVLVGAGNLYLGLSKRYLVEVIIGVLCTGLMRFFIIMRSISAFIFATLLVIWYIYTCYDTYRCAKAINEGRPIPKLFGYTLE
- a CDS encoding zinc-ribbon domain-containing protein; translation: MKCPKCQTENKENVTQCKKCGTKLIIESPKNKYYALGISIVLGFFTLCGAGQLYLNQFKRAAIEIIIGLVSYGLTLLGGYVSEIFNLLLVIWYIYTCYDTYKCAEAINEDKPLPKLLGTNIQ